The sequence below is a genomic window from Dyadobacter chenwenxiniae.
GGCGTATTTAAGTGCTCTTTGCCATATGCAAAAAGTGCGACCATGATGCACACACCTGTAATTTGTTCCCAAAACGCATAGAATGCTGCCTCGCCGTGCAACCCGCCGCTGAACCATTCCAGAGGATTATCGAAAATCATCTTGATTGCATAAACCATCGGGAAACCAATAAAGATCATGCACAGCGCGATGGTCTTTATTTTTTTGTACTGACCGGAATTTAGCTGATCCAGCCATTTGCTTTCTGCGGCCGCGATGCCGACCATAAAAACGGCGATGTATTGCGGAAAATGCCCGAGCTGGAACCCAACCGGATCCAGCACCCAACCCACCGGAAAACTCAGCCTGACTATGAAACTGACAACGGCGAGGGCGGCTCCTAAACGCAGAATATTTTTCACCGCAGGCATGGGCCAGACGTCGGGCGGAGATGTTGCAATGCTTTTCCAAACTGCATAAAGAAGGCTGAAAAGCAGCAACGCCACTACAAACCACAAAACGCCCACGCTGATCCAAGAGTCGTAACCGGATAAAAATTGCAGGAATGTAATGTGATGCTCCCCGGCGTAATAGTAAACCAGGTAGTTCATGACGGGCGCCAGTACGAAAGAGTAAAACAACAGCGGAATTCCAAGACGAAACAATCGGTCCCTAATAAAAACCGTTGCGCCTTTCTTTTTGTAAGAGGACGGAATGAACAATGCCGACAGGAAAAAGAAAAAACCCATAAAGTACGACTGATTCACGGCCACAAACATTGTCATAGCCATGATAGCACCGGTAATGGTTGTTTTTTCTGAATAATACCACCCTCCCGGCGCGCCGTAAGTGACAAAAGCATGATGCGCAATCACAAGAGCGGTCAGCAGCACTTTCAGATAATCAATGTATACGATTTTACTTTTGGGATGATCGGGAATTAGGGCAGATGGCGGAACCTGGTGTGACATTTCTTCTCGGTTATGGCTAATAGGACCAAGTTACAAAAAAGCTCATGGAATGTCAGGATTGCGCGTCTGCTGGCTGCTTATGGATTTTTTGATAGGCCTTTTTCAGCACTTCCTTAATCACCTCGAGCTTCATCGGCTTGGAAATGTAATCGTCCATGCCGTTGTTCAGGCAGTTATTTCTGTCTTCGGTCATGGCGTTGGCGGTGAGGGCTACAATGTATGGCAATGCGCTGTGGTCTTTCCGGATGATCTTGGTTGCTTCGAGGCCGTCCATTACGGGCATTTGCAAGTCCATCAGGATCACATCATAGGCGGTCGAGGCCAATTTC
It includes:
- a CDS encoding acyltransferase family protein — its product is MSHQVPPSALIPDHPKSKIVYIDYLKVLLTALVIAHHAFVTYGAPGGWYYSEKTTITGAIMAMTMFVAVNQSYFMGFFFFLSALFIPSSYKKKGATVFIRDRLFRLGIPLLFYSFVLAPVMNYLVYYYAGEHHITFLQFLSGYDSWISVGVLWFVVALLLFSLLYAVWKSIATSPPDVWPMPAVKNILRLGAALAVVSFIVRLSFPVGWVLDPVGFQLGHFPQYIAVFMVGIAAAESKWLDQLNSGQYKKIKTIALCMIFIGFPMVYAIKMIFDNPLEWFSGGLHGEAAFYAFWEQITGVCIMVALFAYGKEHLNTPNALLSRMSRCAFAVYILHPFVLISLSLLLRSWDVDPVVKLLIVTPLGVIFSFLLGDFVIRIPGVNKVI